In Nocardioides marinus, one DNA window encodes the following:
- a CDS encoding HNH endonuclease signature motif containing protein has translation MALGHQDHSAQDTAPVPTGDLLSLAVAQKQAADDADRQLFITVAAWADRHTTGQLLPDLYGTYGLADDDAHTAAENAWVARFGMPGADTMLQLAGPGAPEVSEFAVIELAAALGRSTDSGRALLSDAVEAKHRLPKIWQRLLDGQVQVWRIRRVTEVTRTLTAEAAAFVDAHLAHVVHTASFATVKRLAAEATARFDPEGCEMEEVDTAASLHVHLDLTTAWTIGTASGVHLTGLLDRADAEELEHAIRTIADQLLAAGSTDTLDVRRAKALGYLSRGDLTLDLDTSPAEPGARAGTDGTDAGGRAATSASEERASRPPRNPRQVVLHLHLSESALAGTPEIDPDTGKLGLHLARLENHHQTLTADTVREWLAVPGTQITVKPVVDLHDQIAVDSYEIPDRISQRVKLKRTTCVFPHCTRTSARVDLDHIEEYVPPDEGGPPGQTATDTLAPLCRRHHRAKTHPSPASTSTTTVAWDYHQLTPTTWLWTSPHGIRFLVHPDGTTQL, from the coding sequence ATGGCACTCGGGCACCAGGATCACTCGGCACAGGACACCGCTCCTGTCCCGACCGGTGACCTGCTGTCCCTCGCCGTCGCGCAGAAGCAGGCCGCCGACGACGCCGACCGGCAGCTCTTCATCACCGTCGCCGCCTGGGCCGACCGGCACACCACCGGCCAGCTGCTCCCCGACCTCTACGGCACCTACGGGCTGGCCGACGACGACGCCCACACCGCCGCCGAGAACGCCTGGGTCGCCCGTTTCGGGATGCCCGGCGCCGACACCATGCTCCAGCTCGCCGGCCCCGGCGCCCCCGAGGTCTCGGAATTCGCGGTCATCGAGCTCGCCGCCGCCCTCGGCCGTTCCACCGACTCCGGGCGGGCCCTGCTCTCCGACGCGGTCGAGGCCAAGCACCGGCTGCCGAAGATCTGGCAGCGACTCCTCGACGGCCAGGTGCAGGTGTGGCGCATCCGGCGGGTCACCGAGGTCACCCGCACCCTCACCGCCGAGGCCGCTGCGTTCGTCGACGCCCACCTGGCCCACGTCGTCCACACCGCCTCCTTCGCCACCGTCAAGCGGCTCGCGGCCGAGGCCACAGCACGGTTCGACCCCGAGGGATGTGAGATGGAGGAGGTCGACACCGCCGCGTCTCTCCACGTCCACCTCGACCTCACCACCGCCTGGACCATCGGCACCGCGTCCGGTGTCCACCTGACCGGCCTGCTGGACCGCGCCGACGCCGAAGAGCTCGAGCACGCCATCCGCACCATCGCCGACCAGCTCCTTGCCGCCGGCTCCACCGACACCCTCGACGTCCGCCGCGCCAAGGCCCTGGGCTACCTCAGCCGCGGCGACCTCACCCTCGACCTCGACACCTCACCGGCCGAGCCAGGTGCTCGAGCAGGGACCGACGGCACCGACGCAGGTGGTCGAGCAGCGACGAGCGCCAGCGAGGAGCGGGCGTCGAGACCACCCCGCAACCCCCGCCAGGTCGTCCTCCACCTCCACCTGTCGGAATCAGCCCTGGCAGGCACCCCGGAGATCGACCCCGACACCGGGAAGCTCGGCCTCCACCTCGCCCGCCTCGAGAACCACCACCAGACCCTCACCGCCGACACCGTCCGCGAGTGGCTCGCCGTCCCCGGCACCCAGATCACCGTCAAGCCCGTGGTGGACCTGCACGACCAGATCGCCGTGGACTCCTACGAGATCCCCGACCGCATCAGCCAGCGCGTCAAGCTCAAGCGCACGACCTGCGTCTTCCCGCACTGCACCCGCACCTCAGCAAGGGTCGACCTCGACCACATCGAGGAGTACGTCCCACCAGACGAGGGCGGACCACCCGGCCAAACAGCCACCGACACCCTCGCCCCCTTGTGCAGGCGACACCACCGAGCCAAGACCCACCCATCCCCGGCCTCGACAAGCACGACCACCGTGGCCTGGGACTACCACCAGCTCACCCCCACCACCTGGCTCTGGACCAGCCCCCACGGCATCCGGTTCCTCGTCCACCCCGACGGCACCACCCAGCTCTGA
- a CDS encoding DUF808 family protein — protein sequence MAGGLFALLDDIAALAKLAAASIDDVSAAAGRASAKAAGVVVDDTAVTPQYVQGVAAERELPIIKKIAVGSIRNKLLLILPVALLLSELLPSLLKIILMCGGAYLCYEGAEKIWEKFGPGHHGDEAIEKVAAGTPAETEKNLISGAIRTDLILSAEIMVISLDEVAGESFWSRAAIMVVVAVFITAVVYGVVALIVKMDDVGLSLAQRSSALAQRVGRGLVHAMPRVLEVIGAVGTAAMLWVGGHIVLVGSHDLGWHPPYDAVHHLEEAVHDATGALGSVLGWLTNTGCSAVLGLAIGAVLVLVMHLVPRRGAH from the coding sequence GTGGCCGGTGGACTCTTCGCACTGCTCGACGACATCGCGGCGCTCGCCAAGCTGGCGGCCGCCTCCATCGACGACGTCAGCGCCGCTGCCGGGCGCGCGAGCGCCAAGGCCGCCGGCGTGGTGGTCGACGACACCGCGGTCACCCCGCAGTACGTCCAGGGCGTGGCGGCCGAGCGCGAGCTGCCGATCATCAAGAAGATCGCGGTCGGCTCGATCCGCAACAAGCTGCTGCTGATCCTGCCGGTGGCGCTGCTGCTCAGCGAGCTGCTGCCCAGCCTGCTCAAGATCATCTTGATGTGCGGTGGCGCCTACCTCTGCTACGAGGGCGCGGAGAAGATCTGGGAGAAGTTCGGGCCGGGGCACCACGGGGACGAGGCGATCGAGAAGGTCGCCGCCGGCACCCCCGCGGAGACCGAGAAGAACCTCATCTCGGGGGCGATCCGCACCGACCTGATCCTCTCGGCCGAGATCATGGTGATCTCCCTGGACGAGGTGGCCGGCGAGAGCTTCTGGTCGCGCGCGGCGATCATGGTGGTCGTCGCGGTCTTCATCACCGCGGTCGTCTACGGCGTGGTGGCGTTGATCGTGAAGATGGACGACGTCGGCCTCTCCCTGGCCCAGCGCTCCAGCGCGCTCGCGCAGCGGGTCGGGCGCGGGCTCGTGCACGCCATGCCGCGGGTGCTGGAGGTCATCGGCGCCGTGGGCACGGCCGCGATGTTGTGGGTCGGGGGGCACATCGTGCTCGTCGGCTCCCACGACCTGGGCTGGCACCCGCCGTACGACGCCGTGCACCACCTCGAGGAGGCCGTGCACGACGCCACGGGTGCTCTCGGGTCGGTCCTGGGCTGGCTGACGAACACCGGCTGCTCGGCGGTCCTGGGGCTGGCCATCGGCGCCGTGCTGGTGCTGGTCATGCACCTGGTGCCGCGCCGCGGCGCGCACTGA
- a CDS encoding acyltransferase family protein, producing MASSRDPWFDNAKMALVTLVVVGHAWVLLPDSATNDHLYDFLYAWHMPAFVFLTGYLSQRWTYTRARMWQLVRTVAVPYVLFEAVIAMFRIHVGGEELENLWRDPHWPMWYLSALFFWRLLTPVFKNMWGGVGLAVVISLVAGLYAGDTLDVARVLGLLPFFVLGLKATPERLELLRSRAAQVAAAGTLVGIWFLTSRTDDWAGTEWLYYRARYEELDVSDGQAFLTRAALLVLGTLGTWAFLALVPRVRGWFTQMGAYTLVVYLFHGFVVKGLGYAGYGELFGDRVLLGLAVTTLGSVVVALMLASPPVARVLQHAVDPLGWGERRVKDAMEVSEATKQADELAARIENHVRRETVRT from the coding sequence ATGGCCTCTTCTCGGGACCCGTGGTTCGACAACGCCAAGATGGCGCTGGTGACCCTCGTCGTGGTGGGACACGCGTGGGTGCTGCTGCCGGACTCGGCGACCAACGACCACCTCTACGACTTCCTCTACGCCTGGCACATGCCGGCGTTCGTGTTCCTGACCGGCTACCTCTCCCAGCGCTGGACCTACACCCGTGCCCGGATGTGGCAGCTGGTGCGCACGGTGGCGGTGCCGTACGTGCTCTTCGAGGCCGTGATCGCGATGTTCCGCATCCACGTGGGCGGCGAGGAGCTGGAGAACCTCTGGCGCGACCCGCACTGGCCGATGTGGTACCTCTCCGCGCTGTTCTTCTGGCGGCTGCTGACCCCGGTGTTCAAGAACATGTGGGGCGGGGTCGGGCTCGCCGTGGTCATCTCGCTGGTCGCCGGTCTGTACGCCGGTGACACGCTCGACGTGGCGCGAGTGCTGGGTCTGCTGCCGTTCTTCGTCCTCGGCCTCAAGGCCACCCCGGAGCGACTCGAGCTGCTGCGCAGTCGCGCGGCCCAGGTGGCAGCGGCCGGCACCCTCGTGGGCATCTGGTTCCTGACCTCACGCACCGACGACTGGGCGGGCACGGAGTGGCTCTACTACCGCGCCCGCTACGAGGAGCTCGACGTGAGCGACGGGCAGGCGTTCCTGACCCGCGCGGCGCTGCTGGTGCTGGGCACCCTGGGCACCTGGGCCTTCCTGGCGCTGGTGCCGCGGGTGCGCGGCTGGTTCACCCAGATGGGCGCCTACACGCTGGTGGTCTACCTCTTCCACGGCTTCGTGGTGAAGGGGCTCGGCTACGCCGGGTACGGCGAGCTGTTCGGCGACCGGGTGCTGCTCGGCCTGGCCGTCACCACGCTCGGGTCGGTCGTGGTGGCGCTGATGCTGGCCAGCCCGCCGGTGGCGCGGGTGCTGCAGCACGCCGTCGACCCGCTCGGCTGGGGCGAGCGCCGGGTCAAGGACGCGATGGAGGTCTCCGAGGCCACCAAGCAGGCCGACGAGCTCGCCGCCCGGATCGAGAACCACGTGCGGCGGGAGACCGTGCGCACCTGA